The Haloferax volcanii DS2 DNA segment GGTCCTCGGTGACGGCCTCGGCGACGTCGTCGGGGTCGGTCATGTCGGCCTGTACGAACTCGACGCCGTCGGGGACCTGCTCGCGGTCTCCCTTCGAGAGGTCGTCGGCGACGACCACGTAGTTGTCCTCGGAGAGGTGTGCGGCGAGGTGAGAGCCGACGAGTCCCGCGCCCCCGGTCACGAGGACGCGCTTGTCGGAGAGTTCCAGCGACATGGCACAGATGATTCGGCCGAGTGATAAGTCCGTTTCCCCTCCGGGCCGCCGCCCGCGTTCCGAAAGCACCACTTTCCCCCGCCGTCTTCGGAGAGACATGCACAACGAACCCGAGGTCGCCGTCCTCCGGTACGGACACCGACCGGGGCGCGACGACCGGATGACGACGCACGTCGGCCTGACGGCCCGCGCGCTCGGCGCGGACCGGGTCATCCTACCGGACAACGCCGGCCATTCGATGGAGACGGTCGAGGACATCACGGGCCGGTTCGGCGGCCCCTTCGAGGTCGAACTCACCGAAGCGCTCAACGGCGTCATCCGCAACTGGGAGGGAAGGGTCGTCCATCTCACGATGTACGGCGAGCGCGTTCAGGACGTTGAAGCCGACATCCGCGAGGCGCACGCCGAGGAACCGCTCCTCGTCGTCGTCGGCGGGGAGAAAGTCCCCTTCGAGGTGTACGAGGGGGCGGACTGGAACGTCGGCGTCACGAACCAGCCGCACTCGGAGGTCGCGGGCCTCGCGGTGTTCCTCGACCGCCTGTTCGACGGGCGCGAACTCGA contains these protein-coding regions:
- a CDS encoding tRNA (cytidine(56)-2'-O)-methyltransferase; translated protein: MHNEPEVAVLRYGHRPGRDDRMTTHVGLTARALGADRVILPDNAGHSMETVEDITGRFGGPFEVELTEALNGVIRNWEGRVVHLTMYGERVQDVEADIREAHAEEPLLVVVGGEKVPFEVYEGADWNVGVTNQPHSEVAGLAVFLDRLFDGRELDREWEDAENRVVPMATGKKVVPADEE